A window of Synechococcus sp. MEDNS5 contains these coding sequences:
- the murA gene encoding UDP-N-acetylglucosamine 1-carboxyvinyltransferase: protein MTTAAPPSQDILKPHLAIDGGHKLQGELRVSGAKNSALVLMTASLLTSERLTLHNVPPLTDIDGMESILVSLGVKVHRRSETVELEASNLTSAEPPYELVNGLRASFFAIGSILARMGYAKVPLPGGCRIGARPVVEHIRGLKALGASVAVEHGVVTAAVPGESKRLKGASIVLDCPSVGATETILMAATVAEGTSVIENAAQEPEVQDLANLLNAMGARITGAGGPTITIQGVERLHGCDYSVIPDRIEAGTFLLAAAITRSPLRVAPVIPEHLNAVLQKLRDCGCTLEIDGEGITITPGEIKGVDITTQPFPGFPTDLQAPFMALLTTANGTSVITEKIYENRMQHVAELQRMGAAIRIQGNTAVVEGVSSLSAAPVNGTDLRAAAAMVLAGLVARGSSQVCGLNHLDRGYAGIEAKLRACGAVLERHLP, encoded by the coding sequence ATGACAACCGCGGCGCCTCCGTCTCAGGACATTCTCAAGCCGCATCTCGCTATCGATGGGGGGCACAAGCTTCAGGGAGAGCTAAGGGTCAGCGGAGCCAAGAATTCGGCCCTGGTGCTAATGACAGCCTCCCTGCTCACCTCCGAGCGTCTCACGCTTCACAACGTGCCACCCCTCACCGACATCGACGGGATGGAAAGCATCCTCGTGTCCCTTGGAGTGAAGGTTCATCGCCGCTCAGAAACTGTTGAGCTGGAGGCTTCGAATCTCACCAGCGCTGAACCTCCCTACGAACTGGTGAATGGTCTGCGGGCCAGCTTTTTTGCGATCGGATCCATTCTCGCCAGGATGGGTTACGCCAAAGTGCCCCTTCCTGGTGGGTGCCGCATCGGCGCACGGCCGGTGGTTGAGCACATCCGGGGCCTGAAAGCCCTGGGAGCGTCCGTCGCCGTGGAGCACGGGGTCGTGACAGCGGCAGTCCCGGGGGAGAGCAAGCGACTGAAAGGTGCGTCCATCGTGTTGGACTGCCCGAGCGTGGGCGCCACGGAAACGATCCTGATGGCCGCAACCGTGGCAGAAGGCACCAGCGTGATTGAAAACGCTGCTCAGGAGCCCGAGGTTCAGGATCTCGCCAACCTTCTCAATGCCATGGGGGCACGCATCACCGGAGCTGGTGGCCCCACGATCACGATCCAAGGAGTGGAGAGATTGCATGGTTGTGACTACTCCGTGATTCCGGATCGCATCGAAGCTGGAACCTTTCTGCTCGCAGCGGCGATCACCCGTTCACCCCTGCGGGTTGCACCGGTCATTCCCGAACATCTGAACGCGGTGCTGCAGAAACTGCGCGACTGCGGCTGCACGCTCGAGATTGACGGGGAAGGCATCACGATCACCCCTGGAGAGATCAAGGGCGTCGACATCACCACTCAGCCATTTCCTGGCTTCCCCACCGATCTGCAAGCTCCTTTCATGGCTCTGCTGACTACAGCCAATGGAACCAGCGTGATTACAGAGAAGATCTACGAAAACAGGATGCAACACGTTGCTGAGCTGCAGAGGATGGGTGCAGCCATCCGCATCCAGGGGAACACGGCTGTTGTTGAGGGTGTTTCAAGCCTGAGTGCTGCCCCAGTGAACGGCACGGATTTGAGGGCTGCAGCCGCCATGGTTCTTGCCGGCCTCGTGGCCCGTGGGAGCAGTCAGGTGTGTGGTCTTAACCATCTCGACCGGGGCTATGCCGGCATTGAAGCCAAGCTGCGTGCCTGTGGTGCGGTGCTTGAACGGCATCTCCCCTGA
- a CDS encoding aspartate aminotransferase family protein, whose amino-acid sequence MVEPKADLMSSAVMGTYNRFPLSLVKGRGCWVWDDQNRRHLDAVAGIATCTLGHSDRVLRRALSRQLRTLQHVSNLYKIPEQEQLAQWLVANSCADSVFFCNSGAEANEAAIKLARKHGHMRRGIERPVIITAAASFHGRTLAAVSATGQPRYHQGFEPMVEGFAFFPYNDGDAFEQLLMQLEQNGPRVAAVLIEPLQGEGGVNPGDPAVMQRIRKLCSERDILLIFDEVQVGMGRTGTLWGYQQLGVTPDALTLAKGLGGGHVIGALLVSKHADVFEPGDHASTFGGNPFACRAGLTVASEILRRDLLKNVQARGAQLHQGLNHLVERYPDHLAGSRGWGLLQGLVLRDTCQFSAADVVKAALEEQLLLVPAGAAVVRMVPPLVIGPREIQTLLTRLDRALQQLM is encoded by the coding sequence ATGGTGGAGCCCAAAGCTGATTTGATGTCCTCAGCGGTGATGGGCACCTACAACCGCTTCCCTCTGTCCCTTGTGAAGGGTCGTGGCTGCTGGGTATGGGACGACCAGAACCGACGGCACCTCGACGCCGTTGCTGGGATCGCCACCTGCACACTCGGGCACAGCGATCGGGTCCTGCGGCGCGCCCTTTCCCGCCAGCTGAGGACGCTTCAGCACGTTTCCAACCTCTACAAAATTCCTGAACAGGAACAACTGGCGCAGTGGCTGGTGGCCAACAGCTGCGCTGACAGCGTGTTCTTCTGCAATTCAGGAGCGGAAGCCAACGAAGCAGCGATCAAACTGGCGCGAAAGCACGGCCACATGCGCCGCGGTATCGAGCGGCCAGTGATCATCACAGCCGCTGCCAGTTTTCATGGCCGGACGTTGGCTGCGGTAAGTGCAACCGGTCAACCGCGTTACCACCAAGGATTCGAGCCCATGGTGGAAGGATTCGCATTCTTCCCCTACAACGACGGCGACGCCTTCGAGCAGCTGCTGATGCAGCTGGAGCAGAACGGCCCCAGGGTGGCTGCTGTTCTGATCGAACCGCTTCAGGGCGAAGGCGGTGTGAACCCTGGCGATCCCGCTGTGATGCAGCGCATCCGCAAGCTCTGCAGCGAGCGCGACATTCTGCTGATCTTTGATGAGGTGCAGGTGGGAATGGGCCGCACGGGCACGCTCTGGGGTTATCAACAACTCGGGGTCACACCGGATGCCCTCACCCTGGCCAAAGGCCTCGGAGGAGGGCACGTGATCGGTGCCCTGCTGGTGAGTAAGCACGCTGACGTGTTCGAACCCGGTGATCACGCCAGCACCTTCGGCGGCAATCCCTTCGCCTGCCGTGCGGGTCTCACCGTGGCCAGCGAAATTCTGCGTCGCGATCTGCTGAAGAACGTCCAGGCTCGGGGAGCGCAACTGCATCAAGGACTGAACCACCTGGTGGAGCGTTATCCCGACCACTTAGCGGGGAGTCGCGGCTGGGGATTGCTACAGGGTCTGGTTCTCCGGGACACCTGCCAATTTTCAGCCGCCGATGTGGTGAAGGCCGCTCTTGAAGAGCAGCTGCTGCTGGTGCCTGCAGGCGCTGCGGTGGTGCGCATGGTGCCTCCCCTGGTGATCGGGCCCAGGGAAATCCAGACCTTGCTCACCCGACTGGATCGCGCTCTCCAGCAGCTGATGTGA
- a CDS encoding folylpolyglutamate synthase/dihydrofolate synthase family protein, with amino-acid sequence MNPLHPGAGRDDLSDLLPRFDLRGMDLSLERMQEALRELQHPAAEIPAVQVVGTNGKGSIACFLHHALMAAGLRSGLTISPHLLSWCERIRVNERLITIEKLRCLLQTLQPVVTTCRLTPFEQLICAAMVHFEAERPDWLVLEAGLGGRLDATTAHPHRRLIAVGSIGLDHREHLGATLEEIAAEKAAAIPPGSHVVSAAQLPEVQRVLEHSAAAMHASLRWVEPLANDWTLGLPGGLQRSNAAVAWAALEWIGRDINTQITVDAIRKGFAAARWPGRLQWMQWHGRPVRVDGAHNPPAAAALANERCRWLAADQAQIWVLAIQAHKQAPEMLKHLLQPNDLAWIVPVPEHRSWSLEQLQLDAPELAHQLRGAADATGALTQLEHDGWPQVAPVVAGSLYLIGHLLETHQLQAE; translated from the coding sequence GTGAATCCACTCCACCCTGGGGCCGGAAGAGATGATCTGAGTGATCTGCTGCCGCGCTTCGATCTCAGGGGGATGGACCTCTCCCTCGAACGCATGCAGGAGGCCCTGAGGGAACTGCAGCATCCGGCTGCTGAAATCCCCGCGGTTCAGGTGGTGGGGACCAATGGCAAGGGGTCCATCGCCTGCTTCCTTCACCATGCACTGATGGCCGCCGGGCTGCGCTCAGGCCTCACCATCTCGCCCCACCTGCTGAGCTGGTGCGAGCGCATCCGCGTGAACGAGCGACTGATCACCATCGAGAAGCTTCGCTGCCTGCTCCAGACCTTGCAGCCGGTGGTGACCACCTGCCGGCTCACCCCATTTGAACAACTGATCTGTGCTGCCATGGTGCATTTCGAGGCCGAGCGCCCCGACTGGTTAGTTCTGGAGGCCGGTTTGGGAGGCCGGCTGGACGCCACCACAGCCCATCCCCATCGCCGCCTGATCGCGGTGGGCTCCATCGGCCTGGACCACAGGGAACATCTCGGGGCCACCCTCGAGGAGATCGCAGCTGAGAAAGCCGCGGCCATCCCACCAGGAAGCCACGTGGTGAGTGCGGCGCAGCTCCCGGAGGTGCAGCGGGTGCTGGAGCACAGTGCTGCAGCGATGCACGCCAGCCTTCGCTGGGTGGAACCGCTCGCCAATGATTGGACGCTGGGCCTGCCTGGAGGTCTGCAGCGAAGCAATGCAGCTGTGGCCTGGGCTGCCCTGGAATGGATCGGCCGCGACATCAACACGCAGATCACAGTCGATGCCATCCGCAAGGGATTTGCTGCGGCCCGCTGGCCAGGCCGGCTGCAGTGGATGCAGTGGCATGGTCGACCGGTGCGCGTTGATGGAGCCCACAACCCGCCAGCTGCGGCTGCCTTGGCCAACGAGCGTTGCCGCTGGCTAGCTGCCGATCAAGCGCAGATCTGGGTGCTGGCGATCCAGGCACACAAGCAGGCCCCGGAGATGCTGAAGCACCTGCTGCAGCCCAACGATCTGGCCTGGATCGTTCCCGTTCCAGAGCACCGCAGCTGGAGCTTGGAGCAGCTGCAGCTTGACGCTCCGGAGCTTGCCCACCAGCTCAGGGGCGCCGCAGATGCAACTGGGGCGCTCACCCAGCTCGAGCACGACGGGTGGCCGCAGGTGGCCCCTGTTGTGGCCGGTTCTTTGTATCTGATCGGTCATCTGCTGGAGACGCATCAATTGCAGGCAGAGTGA
- a CDS encoding pentapeptide repeat-containing protein: protein MPPLLKLITAITLVIGVLCDPVMALDTSAGVGLQDRALFQERVDYTLTNQNGVDFHDQVLSNTSFAGAAGKGADFSGANLQGAIFTQGAFADANFHGADLSDALMDRADFTGTDLRDAVLIGVIASGSSFAGAQVDGADFSDALLDRDDQRRLCQEAEGINPTTGVLTRESLSC, encoded by the coding sequence ATGCCTCCGCTGCTGAAACTCATCACCGCCATCACCCTGGTGATCGGCGTCCTGTGCGACCCCGTCATGGCGCTCGACACCTCAGCCGGGGTTGGCCTGCAGGACAGAGCTTTGTTTCAGGAACGGGTGGATTACACCTTGACCAATCAAAACGGCGTTGATTTTCATGATCAGGTCCTCAGCAACACCTCCTTTGCTGGCGCGGCGGGCAAGGGCGCTGATTTCAGCGGAGCCAATCTGCAAGGGGCGATCTTCACGCAGGGTGCGTTTGCCGATGCCAACTTCCATGGCGCCGACCTCAGTGATGCCCTGATGGATCGTGCGGATTTCACAGGAACGGATCTGCGGGATGCCGTCTTGATCGGCGTGATCGCATCCGGAAGCAGCTTTGCCGGGGCTCAGGTAGATGGCGCCGATTTCAGCGATGCCCTGCTGGACCGGGATGACCAGCGAAGGCTCTGCCAAGAGGCCGAGGGGATCAACCCCACCACCGGTGTGCTGACCCGCGAAAGCCTCAGCTGCTGA
- a CDS encoding FAD-binding oxidoreductase, translated as MVPEMLRAELAAVPGLTLLERPEDLDRYSRDAYDYSPVLQERLASCRAALVVRPETVDAVVGVAAACCRHGIALTLRGAGTGNYGQSVPLEGGVVMLMGRLRAVRRIEATTGVVTVECGCILKDLDQTLRGHGRQLRLLPSTWRSATIGGFIAGGSGGIGSVRWGFLRDPGHLLGLEVVTMEPEPKRLQLDASDAEALNHAYGTNGIITALTLATAPTVEWQEVVIDCVDWPSAVELARHCCGSALNLHLCTVLEAEVVAQLPAWDFPNTKADRVLLLAAPDAVSTVERLAADCGAAVVHLGAEMHHAGHGLRELTWNHTTLHMRQSEPDWTYLQMLLPQPELDCLQALKQTWGGDVLIHLEAVRQQGVQRLAALPLVRWRGADELERLMQHCRDLGALIFNPHVLTVEGGGLGVVDGDQVAAKQRLDPAGLLNPGKLGGFSS; from the coding sequence ATGGTTCCTGAGATGTTGCGTGCGGAACTGGCGGCGGTGCCAGGCCTCACCCTGCTGGAACGTCCAGAGGATCTGGATCGTTATTCCAGAGATGCCTACGACTACTCACCGGTGTTGCAGGAGCGCCTGGCGTCCTGCCGGGCGGCGCTGGTGGTGCGCCCCGAAACGGTGGATGCCGTGGTGGGTGTGGCTGCGGCCTGTTGCCGTCATGGCATTGCCCTCACCCTGAGGGGCGCCGGGACCGGCAACTACGGACAGAGCGTCCCCCTCGAGGGAGGGGTGGTGATGCTGATGGGACGCCTGCGTGCCGTCCGCAGGATCGAGGCGACTACTGGTGTCGTCACTGTGGAATGCGGCTGCATCCTGAAGGATCTCGATCAGACCCTGCGTGGGCACGGTCGTCAGCTGCGCCTGCTGCCCAGTACCTGGCGCAGCGCCACGATCGGTGGCTTCATTGCCGGTGGCTCCGGTGGCATCGGTTCGGTGCGCTGGGGCTTTCTGCGCGATCCGGGCCACTTACTCGGTCTTGAGGTGGTGACGATGGAGCCGGAGCCAAAGCGGCTCCAGTTGGACGCCTCCGATGCGGAGGCGTTGAATCATGCCTACGGCACCAACGGGATCATCACCGCATTGACGCTCGCCACCGCGCCAACGGTGGAGTGGCAGGAAGTGGTGATCGACTGCGTTGATTGGCCATCCGCTGTTGAGCTGGCGCGACACTGCTGCGGATCGGCTTTGAACCTCCATCTCTGCACCGTTCTGGAGGCTGAAGTGGTGGCTCAGTTGCCGGCCTGGGACTTCCCGAACACAAAGGCGGACCGTGTCCTCTTGCTGGCGGCCCCCGATGCGGTCAGCACGGTGGAGCGGTTGGCGGCCGACTGCGGTGCGGCCGTGGTGCATCTCGGTGCGGAGATGCACCATGCCGGCCATGGCCTGCGGGAACTGACCTGGAATCACACCACCCTGCACATGCGCCAGAGCGAACCTGACTGGACCTACCTGCAGATGCTGCTTCCGCAACCTGAATTGGACTGCCTGCAAGCGCTGAAGCAGACCTGGGGAGGGGATGTGCTTATTCATCTGGAAGCCGTGCGACAGCAGGGTGTTCAGCGGCTTGCGGCTCTGCCGCTCGTGCGCTGGCGCGGGGCTGACGAGCTGGAGCGTTTGATGCAGCACTGCCGCGACCTCGGGGCTCTGATCTTTAATCCTCACGTGCTCACCGTTGAGGGCGGAGGGCTTGGCGTCGTGGATGGCGATCAGGTGGCCGCCAAGCAGCGTTTGGATCCAGCGGGTCTGCTGAATCCTGGGAAGCTTGGCGGATTCAGCAGCTGA
- a CDS encoding amidohydrolase family protein produces MRPQDAGSLRSRCPVSLVDLSPEVAPEQPADGLLSVELRWMDGRITSVLPVADGQGLVLPRLVEPHAHLDKAFSWTDYPNGSGTYAGAMEANMREHRTRTADRVHERSERALGLAWGHGLRAIRTHIDSLGPGAACSWEVLTERRQHWKERIELQLVALVPIAHWSTPEGEQLASQVAAAEGVIGGVIEPPCRGRGPRQALRRLLALAERFGCPVDLHIDEASEHPAAGVRQLLRVLSTMDVSVPITCSHASSLSLLNPGSLRRLGERMAEHQLQVVALPLTNGWLLGRRGQTTPVQRPLAPIRQLRDRGVCVAVGGDNVQDPWFPGGNLDPLALMAMSVPLAQLAPWDQEGIAPFSTDAARLLGLAWDGVLRPGAPADLIHMPTGGWPELLSAPPQRKVLAGGVWVQD; encoded by the coding sequence ATGAGGCCGCAAGACGCTGGATCGCTGCGCAGCCGCTGCCCGGTCAGCCTTGTTGACTTGTCTCCTGAAGTGGCACCAGAGCAGCCTGCAGATGGCCTGCTCTCGGTGGAGCTGCGTTGGATGGACGGCAGGATCACGTCCGTCTTGCCTGTTGCTGACGGGCAGGGACTGGTGCTCCCCCGGTTGGTCGAGCCCCATGCCCATCTCGATAAAGCCTTCTCCTGGACCGATTACCCCAATGGTTCAGGGACCTACGCCGGTGCGATGGAGGCCAACATGCGCGAACATCGCACCCGAACCGCTGATCGGGTTCACGAACGCAGTGAGCGAGCTCTGGGGCTGGCCTGGGGCCATGGCCTTCGGGCCATTCGCACGCACATCGACAGCCTGGGACCAGGGGCCGCCTGCAGCTGGGAGGTGTTGACGGAGAGACGTCAGCACTGGAAGGAGCGCATCGAGCTCCAGCTGGTGGCGCTCGTGCCCATCGCCCATTGGTCCACCCCGGAGGGAGAGCAGCTGGCCTCTCAGGTCGCAGCGGCCGAGGGGGTGATCGGTGGTGTGATCGAACCTCCTTGTCGGGGCAGGGGCCCTCGCCAAGCGCTGCGACGTCTCCTGGCGCTGGCGGAGCGCTTTGGGTGCCCGGTTGATCTGCACATCGATGAGGCGTCGGAGCATCCAGCAGCCGGGGTTCGGCAACTGCTGCGGGTTCTCAGCACGATGGACGTGTCGGTGCCAATCACCTGCAGCCATGCCAGCAGCCTTTCGCTGCTGAATCCAGGCTCGCTTCGGCGTCTGGGGGAGCGGATGGCGGAGCATCAGCTGCAGGTGGTGGCCCTGCCTCTCACCAATGGATGGCTGCTTGGGCGTCGAGGGCAGACCACACCGGTGCAACGACCCCTCGCTCCGATCCGCCAGCTGCGTGATCGCGGAGTGTGTGTGGCTGTGGGGGGAGACAATGTGCAGGATCCCTGGTTTCCAGGCGGGAACCTGGACCCTCTGGCCTTGATGGCCATGAGTGTTCCCCTTGCTCAACTGGCTCCCTGGGATCAGGAGGGGATTGCTCCATTCAGCACGGACGCCGCCCGTTTGCTGGGCCTTGCTTGGGATGGAGTTCTGCGCCCCGGTGCTCCTGCGGATCTGATCCATATGCCCACTGGCGGCTGGCCCGAACTGCTCTCGGCTCCTCCCCAGCGCAAGGTGCTGGCGGGTGGCGTCTGGGTTCAGGATTGA
- a CDS encoding DUF4359 domain-containing protein, producing the protein MALLLGGSVTALAVTNPTKEDYSDHAGSQLVGLATDELCSQRTLPLVLQLWIKDCPRLIADQEATLASLATQFTRRWNLGVASVYVTTVGGQDLLPTLRLPRYSVTTLGVAGRFLVLKTQSDAGELE; encoded by the coding sequence ATGGCCCTCTTGCTTGGGGGGAGCGTCACCGCATTGGCTGTCACCAATCCCACCAAGGAGGACTACAGCGACCATGCAGGGAGCCAACTGGTCGGTCTGGCGACCGACGAGCTCTGCTCTCAGCGCACGCTCCCCCTGGTGCTGCAGCTCTGGATCAAGGACTGCCCTCGGTTGATCGCTGACCAGGAGGCCACGCTGGCGTCGCTCGCCACCCAGTTCACCCGGCGCTGGAATTTGGGCGTTGCCAGCGTCTATGTGACCACTGTGGGGGGACAGGATCTGCTGCCCACCTTGCGTCTCCCTCGCTACTCCGTCACGACCCTGGGGGTTGCGGGTCGGTTTTTGGTCCTGAAGACCCAGTCCGATGCCGGAGAGTTGGAATGA
- a CDS encoding DUF1611 domain-containing protein — translation MLADQDPVVLLQHGGLDSLTGKTGLAMLRHRRGPIVAVIDPDHAGQRLETVTGIPRPVPVVRDLAEALAFRPSVAVVGLAPSGGVLPAALRSDVLSALKAGLSVASGLHTYLADDPELSAAVQPGRWIWDLRCEPKGLRVGQARAAALPCKRVLAVGTDMAVGKMSACLAVQEAAQRLAVSVAFVGTGQAGILISGQGVPLDAVRVDYAAGAVEAAVLSAASAAGDDALLLVEGQGSLCHPGSTATLPLLRGSQPTALLMVHRAHQSCIHRLPDIALPPLEDLIQLCEGLASIGRPRGAGPPPLVRAVALNTEGLSDAECARFSAELSERLSLPCVDPIRQGADSLLEALMAP, via the coding sequence CTCGACAGCCTCACCGGCAAGACCGGTTTGGCGATGTTGCGGCATCGGCGCGGACCGATCGTGGCGGTGATTGATCCAGACCATGCCGGCCAGCGATTGGAGACTGTGACCGGGATTCCCAGGCCTGTTCCGGTGGTGAGGGATCTGGCTGAGGCCCTTGCCTTCAGGCCGTCTGTCGCCGTGGTGGGTCTGGCGCCCTCCGGTGGTGTGCTGCCAGCAGCTCTGAGGTCGGATGTGTTGTCTGCTCTGAAGGCGGGGCTTTCGGTGGCCAGCGGCTTGCACACCTATCTGGCCGATGATCCGGAGCTGAGCGCGGCGGTTCAGCCTGGACGCTGGATCTGGGATCTCCGCTGCGAGCCCAAGGGACTCAGGGTTGGCCAGGCCAGGGCTGCCGCTCTGCCCTGCAAGCGCGTTCTGGCTGTCGGAACCGATATGGCTGTCGGCAAGATGAGTGCCTGCCTGGCGGTGCAGGAAGCGGCGCAGCGTCTCGCTGTGTCCGTGGCCTTCGTGGGAACAGGACAGGCGGGAATTCTGATCAGTGGCCAGGGGGTTCCCCTCGATGCCGTACGGGTTGACTACGCCGCTGGTGCGGTGGAGGCGGCGGTCCTCAGCGCAGCGTCCGCAGCAGGGGACGATGCTTTGCTGCTGGTGGAAGGGCAGGGATCGCTCTGTCATCCCGGTTCGACGGCCACCCTTCCGTTACTGCGTGGCTCCCAGCCAACAGCCCTGCTGATGGTGCATCGCGCCCATCAGAGCTGCATTCATCGTTTGCCAGACATTGCCCTTCCTCCCCTGGAGGATCTGATTCAGCTCTGTGAGGGTCTGGCTTCCATCGGCCGACCGCGAGGAGCCGGACCTCCACCCCTGGTGAGAGCGGTGGCCCTGAATACGGAAGGACTGAGCGATGCGGAGTGCGCGCGTTTCAGCGCAGAACTCAGCGAGAGGCTTTCGCTTCCCTGCGTGGATCCGATCAGACAGGGAGCTGATTCCCTGCTCGAGGCCTTGATGGCTCCGTGA